From a single Mycolicibacterium mengxianglii genomic region:
- a CDS encoding ABC-F family ATP-binding cassette domain-containing protein has translation MAHLLGAESLRLEYPNKVVFGSVTVGVNDGDRIGIVGRNGDGKSSLLSMLVGNLPPDAGRVTRRGGVRVGSLDQADVLDGDATVGSSLVGDMAEHEWAGDARVRDVVSGLVTDLDWNARVATLSGGQRRRVQLAALLMGDWDVIALDEPTNHLDVEGITWLAAHLKQRWARTAGGLLVVTHDRWFLDEVATTTWEVHDGIVEPFEGGYAAYILQRVERDRMAAATEAKRQNLMRKELAWLRRGAPARTSKPKFRIDAANSLIADVPPVRNGVELAKLATARLGKNVIDLLDVSVSFGDRQVLHDIEWRIGPGERTGILGANGAGKSTLLGLIAGTITPTSGRVKRGKTVQLAMLDQQAGILAPIEGELVREVIGRLPAGYQVEGRELTPTQLLERLGFARDQLSTRVGELSGGQRRRLQLMLTLLTEPNVLVLDEPTNDVDTEMLAATEDLLDSWPGTLIVVSHDRYLLERITDQQYAVLDGTLRHLPGGVEQYLQLAQRSGAPPVAQPSQTSPAASGAAQYNARKELGAMERKMSKLAEQIDALHATMAGHDQSDYAGLADLTARLRALEAENADLEDRWLSLSDTAD, from the coding sequence TACCCGAACAAAGTTGTCTTCGGTTCCGTAACCGTCGGCGTCAACGACGGCGACCGGATCGGCATCGTAGGCCGCAATGGCGACGGCAAATCCAGCTTGCTGAGCATGCTGGTGGGCAACCTGCCCCCCGACGCCGGCCGGGTCACCCGCCGAGGCGGGGTGCGGGTCGGCTCTCTGGACCAGGCCGACGTACTCGACGGCGACGCGACGGTGGGCTCCAGCCTGGTGGGTGACATGGCTGAACACGAGTGGGCCGGCGACGCCCGGGTCCGTGATGTGGTCAGTGGCCTGGTGACCGACCTGGACTGGAACGCCCGGGTGGCGACACTCTCCGGTGGACAACGGCGACGGGTCCAACTGGCCGCGCTGTTGATGGGCGACTGGGACGTGATCGCGCTCGACGAGCCCACCAACCACCTCGACGTCGAGGGCATCACCTGGCTGGCCGCTCACCTCAAGCAGCGGTGGGCCCGCACCGCGGGTGGCCTGCTGGTCGTCACCCACGACCGGTGGTTCCTCGATGAGGTCGCGACGACGACATGGGAAGTCCACGACGGCATCGTCGAGCCGTTCGAAGGCGGTTACGCCGCCTACATCCTGCAGCGCGTCGAGCGGGACCGGATGGCCGCGGCAACCGAAGCCAAGCGCCAGAACCTGATGCGCAAGGAGTTGGCCTGGCTGCGCCGCGGCGCCCCGGCCCGCACGTCCAAACCGAAGTTCCGCATCGACGCGGCCAACTCGCTGATCGCCGACGTCCCACCCGTACGCAATGGTGTCGAGCTGGCCAAGCTGGCCACCGCCCGCCTCGGCAAGAACGTCATCGACCTGCTCGACGTCTCGGTCAGCTTCGGCGACCGCCAGGTACTGCACGACATCGAGTGGCGGATCGGCCCCGGCGAGCGCACCGGCATCCTCGGCGCCAACGGTGCGGGAAAGTCCACCCTGCTCGGCTTGATCGCCGGAACCATCACCCCGACCTCGGGACGGGTCAAGCGCGGTAAGACGGTCCAACTCGCAATGCTCGACCAGCAGGCCGGGATCCTGGCTCCCATCGAAGGCGAACTGGTCCGCGAGGTGATCGGGCGCCTGCCTGCGGGATATCAGGTGGAAGGGCGCGAGCTCACCCCGACACAGCTGCTGGAACGGCTCGGGTTCGCCCGCGACCAGCTCTCCACCCGCGTCGGCGAACTCTCCGGCGGACAACGACGTCGCCTCCAGCTGATGCTGACGTTGCTGACCGAACCGAACGTACTGGTGCTCGACGAGCCCACCAACGACGTCGACACCGAGATGCTGGCGGCCACCGAGGATCTGTTGGACTCGTGGCCCGGCACCCTGATCGTCGTCTCCCACGACCGGTACCTGCTCGAGCGAATCACCGACCAGCAGTACGCCGTACTCGACGGCACGTTGCGCCACCTACCGGGCGGGGTCGAGCAGTACCTGCAATTGGCCCAGCGTTCCGGCGCACCCCCGGTAGCTCAGCCCAGCCAGACTTCGCCGGCTGCCTCGGGAGCTGCCCAGTACAACGCCCGCAAGGAGTTGGGCGCCATGGAACGCAAGATGTCGAAGCTGGCCGAGCAGATCGATGCAC